A single region of the Brachypodium distachyon strain Bd21 chromosome 3, Brachypodium_distachyon_v3.0, whole genome shotgun sequence genome encodes:
- the LOC100844680 gene encoding probable protein phosphatase 2C 11 isoform X3, whose amino-acid sequence MGVYLSTPKTDKLSEDGQNDKLKFGLSSMQGWRASMEDAHSALLDLDNETAFFGVFDGHGGRVVAKFCAKYLHSQVLKSEAYSSGDLGTAVHRAFFRMDGMMRGQRGWRELSALGDKINKFSGMLEGLIWSPKGSELKNGLDDWVLEEYSGYEAISQPTLIILYQGPHSDFDGPTCGSTACVALVRNNQLVVANAGDSRCVISRGGQAYNLSRDHKPELVAERERVLKAGGFIHMGRINGSLNLSRAIGDMEFKQNKSLPPEKQIVTANPDINVVELCDDDDFLVLACDGI is encoded by the exons ATGGGAGTTTATCTCAGTACTCCAAAAACTGATAAGCTATCTGAAGATGGGCAAAATGATAAACTCAAATTTGGTCTTTCGTCTATGCAAGGATGGCGTGCAAGCATGGAAGATGCT CATTCAGCATTGCTAGATCTTGACAATGAGACGGCATTCTTTGGTGTTTTTGATGGCCATGGAG GAAGGGTGGTTGCCAAATTCTGTGCGAAATATCTACACTCCCAAGTCCTCAAAAGTGAAGCATATTCTTCTGGTGACCTAGGCACTGCTGTTCATAGAGCTTTCTTTAG AATGGACGGAATGATGAGAGGACAGAGAGGTTGGCGAGAACTGTCTGCACTAGGAGATAAGATAAACAAGTTTAGTGGCATGCTAGAAGGGTTGATTTGGTCTCCGAAAGGCAGTGAATTGAAAAACGGACTAGATGATTGGGTTCTTGAGGAG TATTCAGGATACGAAGCCATTTCACAACCAACATTGATAATCCTTTACCAGGGACCCCACTCTGACTTTGATGGGCCAACATGTGGAAGTACAGCATGTGTAGCACTAGTAAGAAATAACCAACTTGTTGTGGCAAATGCTGGCGATTCCCGATGCGTTATTTCTAGGGGCGGCCAG GCATACAATTTGTCTAGAGACCATAAACCAGAGCTTGTGGCTGAGAGAGAAAGAGTACTAAAAGCAGGCGGGTTCATTCATATGGGACGGATAAATGGAAGTTTAAACTTATCAAGAGCAATTG GAGATATGGAATTTAAACAGAATAAATCATTGCCTCCGGAGAAGCAAATAGTGACGGCGAATCCTGATATCAACGTT GTGGAGCTTTGCGATGACGATGACTTTCTCGTTTTAGCATGTGATGGCATTTG A
- the LOC100843167 gene encoding protein RRC1 isoform X1, translated as MSSKKVPFNRHKENEEARKKREEDEAARVYAEFVQSFEGESTSGSKFVRGGVIDPNAKLRAESEGGKSNDRGSAPKKGSRYVPSFLPPPFVREPEKKREDERPKEKEKGKPRAIDTVMEELIFEQQQRERRNQERDSRRGDTSVPSSRFDELPDEFDPTGRLPGSFDDGDPQTTNLYVGNLSPKVDENFLLRTFGRFGPVASVKIMWPRTDEERRRQRHCGFVAFMNRAEAQAAKDEMQGVVVYDYELKIGWGKSVALPSQALPAPPPGHMAIRNKEGSTVVISGPGGLPVASVTPQTSELVLTPNVPDIVVAPPDDSHLRHVIDTMALRVLDGGCAFEQAIMERGRGNPLFSFLFDLKSKEHAYYVWRLYSFAQGDTLQRWRTEPFIMITGSGRWVPPSLPSSMSVDREKEYTFATGRSRRVEVERTLTDSQRDEFEDMLRALTLERSQIKEAMGFALDNADAAGEIVEVLAESLTLKETSIPTKVARLMLVSDILHNSSAPVKNASAFRTKFEAAIPDVMESFNDLYRSITGRITAEALKERVLKVLQVWADWFLFSDAYLNGLKATFLRSGNSGVTLFHSLCGDAPEIEKKTSCEDDNNGFMLDEDGALATGKAAATKELLGLPLAELERRCRHNGLSLCGGKEMMVARLLSLEEAEKERLYQKDVDMKYGHGESHRTGREDSGFDAHGASRFGKGTGESDMLGLSRHSMETDERRSEESALAECEQVPSKKQKTEPILPASKWNREEDGSDDEERNGEQGLGLSYSSGSDIAGDNGKGDAAESSGNHAIHHPDTIVDGEHRQKLRQIEIAVMQYRESLEEKGLRNMEEIERKVASHRRHLQSEYGLSSSIDGAKNRQSSDRISKERKERYDDARDSSRKRPRSPSRKSSLDRDQEHNRNRDRLHGNDVGRDRAHEKSTRRGKDDYYSGSRDREKDRSKGR; from the exons ATGAGTTCGAAGAAGGTTCCATTCAACCGGCATAAGGAGAACGAGGAGGCAAGGAAGAAG agggaggaagatgaagcGGCGCGTGTTTACGCTGAGTTTGTCCAGTCATTCGAGGGTGAAAGCACATCTGGGTCAAAGTTTGTCCGAGGGGGTGTGATCGATCCAAATGCCAAGCTGAGAGCTGAATCTGAAG GTGGAAAGTCCAACGATAGAGGGTCTGCTCCAAAGAAGGGCAGTAG GTATGTTCCATCTTTTTTGCCGCCACCATTTGTGAGGGAGCCAGAGAAAAAG AGGGAAGATGAGCGGccaaaggaaaaggaaaaaggaaagccACGGGCAATAGATACGGTCATGGAAGAACTCATTTTTGAGCAACAGCAACGAGAAAGGCGTAATCAAGAACGTGACAGTCGACGTGGTGACACCTCCGTG CCCTCTAGCCGCTTTGATGAACTACCAGATGAATTTGATCCCACTGGGAGATTACCGGGATCATTTGATGACGGGGATCCACAAACTACAAACTTATATGTTGGCAATCTCTCTCCCAAG GTGGATGagaattttcttttgaggacATTTGGTCGGTTTGGACCTGTTGCGAGTGTCAAGATTATGTGGCCTCGGACAGATGAAGAACGCAGAAGGCAAAGGCATTGTGGGTTTGTTGCATTCATGAATAGAGCAGAAGCAcaggcagccaaggatgaAATGCAAG GTGTTGTTGTGTACGACTATGAGCTGAAGATTGGGTGGGGCAAATCTGTTGCTCTTCCATCACAAGCActgcctgctcctcctccaggaCATATGGCAATCAGAAACAAGGAG GGTAGCACTGTCGTCATATCTGGACCTGGAGGTCTACCTGTTGCATCTGTTACACCACAAACCTCAGAGCTG GTACTTACTCCAAATGTTCCTGATATAGTAGTTGCTCCACCAGATGATTCACATCTTCGGCATGTGATTGACACAATGGCTTTGCGTGTACTTGATGGTGGATGTGCTTTTGAACAAGCTATAATGGAGAGAGGACGAGGAAATCCTTTATTTAGCTTCTTATTTGATCTTAAATCAAAAGAACATGCATACTATGTTTGGAGGTTATACTCCTTTGCTCAG GGTGATACTTTGCAACGATGGCGAACAGAACCATTTATCATGATTACAGGAAGCGGAAG ATGGGTTCCACCTTCTTTGCCATCTAGCATGAGCGTTGACCGTGAAAAAGAATATACCTTTGCAACTGGTAGAAGCAGG CGTGTTGAAGTGGAGCGTACATTGACTGATTCACAACGTGATGAATTTGAGGACATGTTACGTGCATTGACATTAGAGAGGAGTCAGATAAAGGAGGCTATGGGATTTGCATTGGATAATGCTGATGCTGCTGGAGAG ATTGTTGAGGTTCTTGCAGAATCTTTGACACTCAAGGAGACATCTATCCCAACCAAAGTTGCGCGGCTTATGCTAGTGTCCGACATCCTTCATAACAGTAGTGCTCCTGTGAAGAATGCTTCTGCATTTCGAACCAAATTTGAGGCTGCTATACCTGATGTCATGGAGAGCTTCAATGACTTGTATCGCAGTATCACAGGAAGGATTACTGCTGAAGCTCTGAAG GagagggttttgaaagttctACAAGTATGGGCAGACTGGTTCTTGTTTTCTGATGCATATCTGAATGGGCTGAAAGCTACCTTTCTTAGATCAGGCAACTCTGGGGTCACCCTGTTCCACTCTCTATGTGGTGATGCACCtgaaattgaaaagaaaactagCTGCGAGGATGACAATAATGGATTTATGCTTGATGAAGATGGTGCCCTGGCGACAGGAAAGGCAGCAGCGACGAAGGAGCTGTTAGGGCTTCCACTTGCTGAACTTGAACGCCGCTGTAGACATAATGGCCTCTCACTATGTGGTGGTAAAGAGATGATGGTTGCCAGGTTACTTAGCTTGGAGGAGGCTGAGAAGGAGCGATTATATCAGAAAGATGTTGACATGAAATATGGACACGGTGAATCTCATAGAACTGGAAGAGAGGATAGCGGTTTTGACGCTCATGGTGCTTCTAGATTTGGAAAAGGTACTGGTGAATCGGATATGCTGGGGCTCTCTCGTCACAGTATGGAAACAGATGAAAGACGCTCTGAAGAGTCTGCATTGGCTGAATGCGAACAAGTTCCAAGCAAGAAGCAGAAAACTGAGCCCATTTTGCCAGCTTCTAAATGGAACCGAGAGGAGGATGGCAGTGATGATGAAGAGAGGAATGGCGAACAAGGATTGGGATTAAGCTATTCATCTGGAAGCGATATTGCTGGTGATAATGGAAAAGGTGATGCAGCAGAAAGCAGTGGCAATCATGCGATTCATCACCCAGATACAATTGTTGATGGAGAGCATAG GCAGAAGCTGAGGCAGATTGAGATTGCTGTCATGCAGTATCGTGAATCTCTTGAGGAGAAGGGTCTGCGGAACATGGAGGAGATTGAGAGAAAGGTTGCCAGCCACCGTAGGCATCTTCAGTCTGAATATGGTTTGTCTTCTTCAATAGACGGTGCAAAGAACAGGCAATCTTCTG ATAGAATATCAAAGGAGCGGAAAGAAAGGTATGATGATGCACGTGATTCTTCCAGGAAGCGGCCTCGCAGCCCTTCAAGGAAGTCGTCGCTAGATAGAGATCAAGAGCACAATCGCAACAGAGATAGGTTGCATGGTAACGACGTGGGGAGAGACAGGGCACATGAAAAAAGCACACGCCGAGGGAAGGATGATTACTACTCTGGGAGCAGAGACAGGGAAAAGGACAGGAGTAAGGGAAGGTAA
- the LOC100844680 gene encoding probable protein phosphatase 2C 11 isoform X1 — MGVYLSTPKTDKLSEDGQNDKLKFGLSSMQGWRASMEDAHSALLDLDNETAFFGVFDGHGGRVVAKFCAKYLHSQVLKSEAYSSGDLGTAVHRAFFRMDGMMRGQRGWRELSALGDKINKFSGMLEGLIWSPKGSELKNGLDDWVLEEYSGYEAISQPTLIILYQGPHSDFDGPTCGSTACVALVRNNQLVVANAGDSRCVISRGGQAYNLSRDHKPELVAERERVLKAGGFIHMGRINGSLNLSRAIGDMEFKQNKSLPPEKQIVTANPDINVVELCDDDDFLVLACDGIWDCMSSQQLVDFIHEYIHTESSLSAVCERVLDRCLAPSTIGGYGCDNMTMILVQFKKPVSEKQKADIGEQSAKAIEESEIQ; from the exons ATGGGAGTTTATCTCAGTACTCCAAAAACTGATAAGCTATCTGAAGATGGGCAAAATGATAAACTCAAATTTGGTCTTTCGTCTATGCAAGGATGGCGTGCAAGCATGGAAGATGCT CATTCAGCATTGCTAGATCTTGACAATGAGACGGCATTCTTTGGTGTTTTTGATGGCCATGGAG GAAGGGTGGTTGCCAAATTCTGTGCGAAATATCTACACTCCCAAGTCCTCAAAAGTGAAGCATATTCTTCTGGTGACCTAGGCACTGCTGTTCATAGAGCTTTCTTTAG AATGGACGGAATGATGAGAGGACAGAGAGGTTGGCGAGAACTGTCTGCACTAGGAGATAAGATAAACAAGTTTAGTGGCATGCTAGAAGGGTTGATTTGGTCTCCGAAAGGCAGTGAATTGAAAAACGGACTAGATGATTGGGTTCTTGAGGAG TATTCAGGATACGAAGCCATTTCACAACCAACATTGATAATCCTTTACCAGGGACCCCACTCTGACTTTGATGGGCCAACATGTGGAAGTACAGCATGTGTAGCACTAGTAAGAAATAACCAACTTGTTGTGGCAAATGCTGGCGATTCCCGATGCGTTATTTCTAGGGGCGGCCAG GCATACAATTTGTCTAGAGACCATAAACCAGAGCTTGTGGCTGAGAGAGAAAGAGTACTAAAAGCAGGCGGGTTCATTCATATGGGACGGATAAATGGAAGTTTAAACTTATCAAGAGCAATTG GAGATATGGAATTTAAACAGAATAAATCATTGCCTCCGGAGAAGCAAATAGTGACGGCGAATCCTGATATCAACGTT GTGGAGCTTTGCGATGACGATGACTTTCTCGTTTTAGCATGTGATGGCATTTG GGACTGCATGTCAAGCCAACAGTTGGTGGACTTCATCCATGAGTATATACACACG GAGAGCAGCCTTTCTGCAGTGTGTGAAAGAGTGCTCGACAGATGCCTGGCTCCATCAACAATTGGCGGATATGGATGCGACAACATGACCATGATCTTGGTGCAGTTCAAAAAACCAGTCAGTGAGAAGCAAAAGGCCGACATTGGGGAGCAATCTGCAAAAGCCATAGAAGAGTCTGAGATTCAGTGA
- the LOC100843167 gene encoding protein RRC1 isoform X3, producing MEELIFEQQQRERRNQERDSRRGDTSVPSSRFDELPDEFDPTGRLPGSFDDGDPQTTNLYVGNLSPKVDENFLLRTFGRFGPVASVKIMWPRTDEERRRQRHCGFVAFMNRAEAQAAKDEMQGVVVYDYELKIGWGKSVALPSQALPAPPPGHMAIRNKEGSTVVISGPGGLPVASVTPQTSELVLTPNVPDIVVAPPDDSHLRHVIDTMALRVLDGGCAFEQAIMERGRGNPLFSFLFDLKSKEHAYYVWRLYSFAQGDTLQRWRTEPFIMITGSGRWVPPSLPSSMSVDREKEYTFATGRSRRVEVERTLTDSQRDEFEDMLRALTLERSQIKEAMGFALDNADAAGEIVEVLAESLTLKETSIPTKVARLMLVSDILHNSSAPVKNASAFRTKFEAAIPDVMESFNDLYRSITGRITAEALKERVLKVLQVWADWFLFSDAYLNGLKATFLRSGNSGVTLFHSLCGDAPEIEKKTSCEDDNNGFMLDEDGALATGKAAATKELLGLPLAELERRCRHNGLSLCGGKEMMVARLLSLEEAEKERLYQKDVDMKYGHGESHRTGREDSGFDAHGASRFGKGTGESDMLGLSRHSMETDERRSEESALAECEQVPSKKQKTEPILPASKWNREEDGSDDEERNGEQGLGLSYSSGSDIAGDNGKGDAAESSGNHAIHHPDTIVDGEHRQKLRQIEIAVMQYRESLEEKGLRNMEEIERKVASHRRHLQSEYGLSSSIDGAKNRQSSDRISKERKERYDDARDSSRKRPRSPSRKSSLDRDQEHNRNRDRLHGNDVGRDRAHEKSTRRGKDDYYSGSRDREKDRSKGR from the exons ATGGAAGAACTCATTTTTGAGCAACAGCAACGAGAAAGGCGTAATCAAGAACGTGACAGTCGACGTGGTGACACCTCCGTG CCCTCTAGCCGCTTTGATGAACTACCAGATGAATTTGATCCCACTGGGAGATTACCGGGATCATTTGATGACGGGGATCCACAAACTACAAACTTATATGTTGGCAATCTCTCTCCCAAG GTGGATGagaattttcttttgaggacATTTGGTCGGTTTGGACCTGTTGCGAGTGTCAAGATTATGTGGCCTCGGACAGATGAAGAACGCAGAAGGCAAAGGCATTGTGGGTTTGTTGCATTCATGAATAGAGCAGAAGCAcaggcagccaaggatgaAATGCAAG GTGTTGTTGTGTACGACTATGAGCTGAAGATTGGGTGGGGCAAATCTGTTGCTCTTCCATCACAAGCActgcctgctcctcctccaggaCATATGGCAATCAGAAACAAGGAG GGTAGCACTGTCGTCATATCTGGACCTGGAGGTCTACCTGTTGCATCTGTTACACCACAAACCTCAGAGCTG GTACTTACTCCAAATGTTCCTGATATAGTAGTTGCTCCACCAGATGATTCACATCTTCGGCATGTGATTGACACAATGGCTTTGCGTGTACTTGATGGTGGATGTGCTTTTGAACAAGCTATAATGGAGAGAGGACGAGGAAATCCTTTATTTAGCTTCTTATTTGATCTTAAATCAAAAGAACATGCATACTATGTTTGGAGGTTATACTCCTTTGCTCAG GGTGATACTTTGCAACGATGGCGAACAGAACCATTTATCATGATTACAGGAAGCGGAAG ATGGGTTCCACCTTCTTTGCCATCTAGCATGAGCGTTGACCGTGAAAAAGAATATACCTTTGCAACTGGTAGAAGCAGG CGTGTTGAAGTGGAGCGTACATTGACTGATTCACAACGTGATGAATTTGAGGACATGTTACGTGCATTGACATTAGAGAGGAGTCAGATAAAGGAGGCTATGGGATTTGCATTGGATAATGCTGATGCTGCTGGAGAG ATTGTTGAGGTTCTTGCAGAATCTTTGACACTCAAGGAGACATCTATCCCAACCAAAGTTGCGCGGCTTATGCTAGTGTCCGACATCCTTCATAACAGTAGTGCTCCTGTGAAGAATGCTTCTGCATTTCGAACCAAATTTGAGGCTGCTATACCTGATGTCATGGAGAGCTTCAATGACTTGTATCGCAGTATCACAGGAAGGATTACTGCTGAAGCTCTGAAG GagagggttttgaaagttctACAAGTATGGGCAGACTGGTTCTTGTTTTCTGATGCATATCTGAATGGGCTGAAAGCTACCTTTCTTAGATCAGGCAACTCTGGGGTCACCCTGTTCCACTCTCTATGTGGTGATGCACCtgaaattgaaaagaaaactagCTGCGAGGATGACAATAATGGATTTATGCTTGATGAAGATGGTGCCCTGGCGACAGGAAAGGCAGCAGCGACGAAGGAGCTGTTAGGGCTTCCACTTGCTGAACTTGAACGCCGCTGTAGACATAATGGCCTCTCACTATGTGGTGGTAAAGAGATGATGGTTGCCAGGTTACTTAGCTTGGAGGAGGCTGAGAAGGAGCGATTATATCAGAAAGATGTTGACATGAAATATGGACACGGTGAATCTCATAGAACTGGAAGAGAGGATAGCGGTTTTGACGCTCATGGTGCTTCTAGATTTGGAAAAGGTACTGGTGAATCGGATATGCTGGGGCTCTCTCGTCACAGTATGGAAACAGATGAAAGACGCTCTGAAGAGTCTGCATTGGCTGAATGCGAACAAGTTCCAAGCAAGAAGCAGAAAACTGAGCCCATTTTGCCAGCTTCTAAATGGAACCGAGAGGAGGATGGCAGTGATGATGAAGAGAGGAATGGCGAACAAGGATTGGGATTAAGCTATTCATCTGGAAGCGATATTGCTGGTGATAATGGAAAAGGTGATGCAGCAGAAAGCAGTGGCAATCATGCGATTCATCACCCAGATACAATTGTTGATGGAGAGCATAG GCAGAAGCTGAGGCAGATTGAGATTGCTGTCATGCAGTATCGTGAATCTCTTGAGGAGAAGGGTCTGCGGAACATGGAGGAGATTGAGAGAAAGGTTGCCAGCCACCGTAGGCATCTTCAGTCTGAATATGGTTTGTCTTCTTCAATAGACGGTGCAAAGAACAGGCAATCTTCTG ATAGAATATCAAAGGAGCGGAAAGAAAGGTATGATGATGCACGTGATTCTTCCAGGAAGCGGCCTCGCAGCCCTTCAAGGAAGTCGTCGCTAGATAGAGATCAAGAGCACAATCGCAACAGAGATAGGTTGCATGGTAACGACGTGGGGAGAGACAGGGCACATGAAAAAAGCACACGCCGAGGGAAGGATGATTACTACTCTGGGAGCAGAGACAGGGAAAAGGACAGGAGTAAGGGAAGGTAA
- the LOC100844680 gene encoding probable protein phosphatase 2C 11 isoform X2 gives MGVYLSTPKTDKLSEDGQNDKLKFGLSSMQGWRASMEDAHSALLDLDNETAFFGVFDGHGGRVVAKFCAKYLHSQVLKSEAYSSGDLGTAVHRAFFRMDGMMRGQRGWRELSALGDKINKFSGMLEGLIWSPKGSELKNGLDDWVLEEGPHSDFDGPTCGSTACVALVRNNQLVVANAGDSRCVISRGGQAYNLSRDHKPELVAERERVLKAGGFIHMGRINGSLNLSRAIGDMEFKQNKSLPPEKQIVTANPDINVVELCDDDDFLVLACDGIWDCMSSQQLVDFIHEYIHTESSLSAVCERVLDRCLAPSTIGGYGCDNMTMILVQFKKPVSEKQKADIGEQSAKAIEESEIQ, from the exons ATGGGAGTTTATCTCAGTACTCCAAAAACTGATAAGCTATCTGAAGATGGGCAAAATGATAAACTCAAATTTGGTCTTTCGTCTATGCAAGGATGGCGTGCAAGCATGGAAGATGCT CATTCAGCATTGCTAGATCTTGACAATGAGACGGCATTCTTTGGTGTTTTTGATGGCCATGGAG GAAGGGTGGTTGCCAAATTCTGTGCGAAATATCTACACTCCCAAGTCCTCAAAAGTGAAGCATATTCTTCTGGTGACCTAGGCACTGCTGTTCATAGAGCTTTCTTTAG AATGGACGGAATGATGAGAGGACAGAGAGGTTGGCGAGAACTGTCTGCACTAGGAGATAAGATAAACAAGTTTAGTGGCATGCTAGAAGGGTTGATTTGGTCTCCGAAAGGCAGTGAATTGAAAAACGGACTAGATGATTGGGTTCTTGAGGAG GGACCCCACTCTGACTTTGATGGGCCAACATGTGGAAGTACAGCATGTGTAGCACTAGTAAGAAATAACCAACTTGTTGTGGCAAATGCTGGCGATTCCCGATGCGTTATTTCTAGGGGCGGCCAG GCATACAATTTGTCTAGAGACCATAAACCAGAGCTTGTGGCTGAGAGAGAAAGAGTACTAAAAGCAGGCGGGTTCATTCATATGGGACGGATAAATGGAAGTTTAAACTTATCAAGAGCAATTG GAGATATGGAATTTAAACAGAATAAATCATTGCCTCCGGAGAAGCAAATAGTGACGGCGAATCCTGATATCAACGTT GTGGAGCTTTGCGATGACGATGACTTTCTCGTTTTAGCATGTGATGGCATTTG GGACTGCATGTCAAGCCAACAGTTGGTGGACTTCATCCATGAGTATATACACACG GAGAGCAGCCTTTCTGCAGTGTGTGAAAGAGTGCTCGACAGATGCCTGGCTCCATCAACAATTGGCGGATATGGATGCGACAACATGACCATGATCTTGGTGCAGTTCAAAAAACCAGTCAGTGAGAAGCAAAAGGCCGACATTGGGGAGCAATCTGCAAAAGCCATAGAAGAGTCTGAGATTCAGTGA
- the LOC100843167 gene encoding protein RRC1 isoform X2, with product MSSKKVPFNRHKENEEARKKREEDEAARVYAEFVQSFEGESTSGSKFVRGGVIDPNAKLRAESEGGKSNDRGSAPKKGSRYVPSFLPPPFVREPEKKREDERPKEKEKGKPRAIDTVMEELIFEQQQRERRNQERDSRRGDTSVPSSRFDELPDEFDPTGRLPGSFDDGDPQTTNLYVGNLSPKVDENFLLRTFGRFGPVASVKIMWPRTDEERRRQRHCGFVAFMNRAEAQAAKDEMQGVVVYDYELKIGWGKSVALPSQALPAPPPGHMAIRNKEGSTVVISGPGGLPVASVTPQTSELVLTPNVPDIVVAPPDDSHLRHVIDTMALRVLDGGCAFEQAIMERGRGNPLFSFLFDLKSKEHAYYVWRLYSFAQGDTLQRWRTEPFIMITGSGRWVPPSLPSSMSVDREKEYTFATGRSRRVEVERTLTDSQRDEFEDMLRALTLERSQIKEAMGFALDNADAAGEIVEVLAESLTLKETSIPTKVARLMLVSDILHNSSAPVKNASAFRTKFEAAIPDVMESFNDLYRSITGRITAEALKERVLKVLQVWADWFLFSDAYLNGLKATFLRSGNSGVTLFHSLCGDAPEIEKKTSCEDDNNGFMLDEDGALATGKAAATKELLGLPLAELERRCRHNGLSLCGGKEMMVARLLSLEEAEKERLYQKDVDMKYGHGESHRTGREDSGFDAHGASRFGKGTGESDMLGLSRHSMETDERRSEESALAECEQVPSKKQKTEPILPASKWNREEDGSDDEERNGEQGLGLSYSSGSDIAGDNGKGDAAESSGNHAIHHPDTIVDGEHSIVNLLRRRVCGTWRRLRERLPATVGIFSLNMVCLLQ from the exons ATGAGTTCGAAGAAGGTTCCATTCAACCGGCATAAGGAGAACGAGGAGGCAAGGAAGAAG agggaggaagatgaagcGGCGCGTGTTTACGCTGAGTTTGTCCAGTCATTCGAGGGTGAAAGCACATCTGGGTCAAAGTTTGTCCGAGGGGGTGTGATCGATCCAAATGCCAAGCTGAGAGCTGAATCTGAAG GTGGAAAGTCCAACGATAGAGGGTCTGCTCCAAAGAAGGGCAGTAG GTATGTTCCATCTTTTTTGCCGCCACCATTTGTGAGGGAGCCAGAGAAAAAG AGGGAAGATGAGCGGccaaaggaaaaggaaaaaggaaagccACGGGCAATAGATACGGTCATGGAAGAACTCATTTTTGAGCAACAGCAACGAGAAAGGCGTAATCAAGAACGTGACAGTCGACGTGGTGACACCTCCGTG CCCTCTAGCCGCTTTGATGAACTACCAGATGAATTTGATCCCACTGGGAGATTACCGGGATCATTTGATGACGGGGATCCACAAACTACAAACTTATATGTTGGCAATCTCTCTCCCAAG GTGGATGagaattttcttttgaggacATTTGGTCGGTTTGGACCTGTTGCGAGTGTCAAGATTATGTGGCCTCGGACAGATGAAGAACGCAGAAGGCAAAGGCATTGTGGGTTTGTTGCATTCATGAATAGAGCAGAAGCAcaggcagccaaggatgaAATGCAAG GTGTTGTTGTGTACGACTATGAGCTGAAGATTGGGTGGGGCAAATCTGTTGCTCTTCCATCACAAGCActgcctgctcctcctccaggaCATATGGCAATCAGAAACAAGGAG GGTAGCACTGTCGTCATATCTGGACCTGGAGGTCTACCTGTTGCATCTGTTACACCACAAACCTCAGAGCTG GTACTTACTCCAAATGTTCCTGATATAGTAGTTGCTCCACCAGATGATTCACATCTTCGGCATGTGATTGACACAATGGCTTTGCGTGTACTTGATGGTGGATGTGCTTTTGAACAAGCTATAATGGAGAGAGGACGAGGAAATCCTTTATTTAGCTTCTTATTTGATCTTAAATCAAAAGAACATGCATACTATGTTTGGAGGTTATACTCCTTTGCTCAG GGTGATACTTTGCAACGATGGCGAACAGAACCATTTATCATGATTACAGGAAGCGGAAG ATGGGTTCCACCTTCTTTGCCATCTAGCATGAGCGTTGACCGTGAAAAAGAATATACCTTTGCAACTGGTAGAAGCAGG CGTGTTGAAGTGGAGCGTACATTGACTGATTCACAACGTGATGAATTTGAGGACATGTTACGTGCATTGACATTAGAGAGGAGTCAGATAAAGGAGGCTATGGGATTTGCATTGGATAATGCTGATGCTGCTGGAGAG ATTGTTGAGGTTCTTGCAGAATCTTTGACACTCAAGGAGACATCTATCCCAACCAAAGTTGCGCGGCTTATGCTAGTGTCCGACATCCTTCATAACAGTAGTGCTCCTGTGAAGAATGCTTCTGCATTTCGAACCAAATTTGAGGCTGCTATACCTGATGTCATGGAGAGCTTCAATGACTTGTATCGCAGTATCACAGGAAGGATTACTGCTGAAGCTCTGAAG GagagggttttgaaagttctACAAGTATGGGCAGACTGGTTCTTGTTTTCTGATGCATATCTGAATGGGCTGAAAGCTACCTTTCTTAGATCAGGCAACTCTGGGGTCACCCTGTTCCACTCTCTATGTGGTGATGCACCtgaaattgaaaagaaaactagCTGCGAGGATGACAATAATGGATTTATGCTTGATGAAGATGGTGCCCTGGCGACAGGAAAGGCAGCAGCGACGAAGGAGCTGTTAGGGCTTCCACTTGCTGAACTTGAACGCCGCTGTAGACATAATGGCCTCTCACTATGTGGTGGTAAAGAGATGATGGTTGCCAGGTTACTTAGCTTGGAGGAGGCTGAGAAGGAGCGATTATATCAGAAAGATGTTGACATGAAATATGGACACGGTGAATCTCATAGAACTGGAAGAGAGGATAGCGGTTTTGACGCTCATGGTGCTTCTAGATTTGGAAAAGGTACTGGTGAATCGGATATGCTGGGGCTCTCTCGTCACAGTATGGAAACAGATGAAAGACGCTCTGAAGAGTCTGCATTGGCTGAATGCGAACAAGTTCCAAGCAAGAAGCAGAAAACTGAGCCCATTTTGCCAGCTTCTAAATGGAACCGAGAGGAGGATGGCAGTGATGATGAAGAGAGGAATGGCGAACAAGGATTGGGATTAAGCTATTCATCTGGAAGCGATATTGCTGGTGATAATGGAAAAGGTGATGCAGCAGAAAGCAGTGGCAATCATGCGATTCATCACCCAGATACAATTGTTGATGGAGAGCATAG TATCGTGAATCTCTTGAGGAGAAGGGTCTGCGGAACATGGAGGAGATTGAGAGAAAGGTTGCCAGCCACCGTAGGCATCTTCAGTCTGAATATGGTTTGTCTTCTTCAATAG